The proteins below are encoded in one region of Ferroplasma acidiphilum:
- a CDS encoding thiolase family protein: MIRGFSEAIYKNYDGTAYEIMNEALNKSLSMAGLERKDIDGFMTTFLPGVFDGNVYMHFFPDQICNYLGIKPKYIDSMEYGGPSVLSAFWRAEHIIKSGVAENILLLFGGKGSAVRKKKQTVDSIENLYSDITNTPYKPLLSGYNYTNPVSDYALLAQRHMKIYGTTDEQRASLIVKQRENANRSGYSMFTGSITVEDVLGSPIISSPLHLLEIVYPVDGFHAFIVSKNSGKLREISILKYGEAHQSALPPEIDDITITPAAESSSSFRGDIKKCDFYELYDSFSITVMIQLENTGIVPPGKSGEFLEKNSISVNGDFPLNTGGGSLNRGQPAYMSGSVLLYEALLQMNGMAGRNQVKTPDKAFINGMGGWARNHSVSMILGE, translated from the coding sequence ATGATAAGGGGTTTTTCAGAAGCTATATACAAAAATTATGATGGGACAGCATATGAAATAATGAATGAGGCGCTAAATAAATCACTTTCCATGGCTGGATTGGAGAGAAAAGATATTGATGGCTTTATGACAACATTTCTCCCAGGTGTCTTTGATGGAAATGTATACATGCATTTTTTTCCGGACCAGATATGCAATTATCTTGGAATTAAGCCAAAATATATAGATTCCATGGAGTATGGTGGGCCATCAGTGCTTTCCGCATTCTGGAGGGCTGAACACATTATAAAATCAGGGGTGGCTGAAAATATTCTGCTCCTGTTTGGGGGCAAAGGGTCAGCAGTAAGGAAAAAGAAACAGACAGTGGATTCCATTGAAAACCTTTATTCTGACATTACCAACACACCTTATAAGCCCCTGCTGTCAGGATATAATTATACAAATCCAGTTTCGGATTACGCATTGTTAGCTCAACGCCACATGAAAATATACGGGACAACAGATGAACAGAGGGCATCACTCATAGTCAAACAGAGGGAAAATGCTAACAGGTCAGGGTATTCAATGTTTACCGGCTCCATTACTGTTGAGGATGTACTTGGCTCTCCTATTATCTCATCTCCACTGCACCTGCTGGAAATAGTTTATCCTGTAGATGGATTCCACGCATTTATTGTGTCAAAAAATTCAGGTAAGCTAAGGGAAATCAGTATACTAAAATATGGAGAAGCACACCAGTCGGCACTTCCTCCAGAAATAGATGATATAACTATCACTCCTGCAGCTGAAAGTTCATCCAGCTTCCGAGGCGACATTAAAAAATGCGATTTCTATGAACTTTACGATTCATTCAGCATTACGGTAATGATACAGCTTGAGAACACAGGCATTGTGCCTCCTGGTAAATCAGGTGAATTTCTGGAAAAAAATTCCATATCTGTTAATGGAGATTTTCCATTGAACACCGGAGGCGGAAGCCTGAACCGTGGGCAACCTGCATATATGAGCGGGAGTGTATTGCTTTATGAGGCACTATTGCAGATGAACGGAATGGCAGGGAGAAACCAGGTTAAAACTCCTGACAAAGCTTTCATAAATGGAATGGGCGGATGGGCAAGAAACCATTCAGTCTCAATGATACTGGGTGAGTAA
- a CDS encoding Zn-ribbon domain-containing OB-fold protein, producing MKLDEIYEEYNKHFSIGILPYTKCMNCGKVYYYPRDSCPVCGKGDLKIMQSTGHGTVYSYTKFNNGFYGIISFSEGFRAYMDISGNNPGIGMEVEIKFKKIKDNLLPYAELR from the coding sequence ATGAAATTGGATGAAATCTATGAGGAATATAATAAACATTTTTCCATAGGAATATTGCCATACACTAAATGCATGAATTGTGGGAAGGTATACTATTATCCAAGGGACAGTTGCCCTGTATGTGGAAAAGGAGACCTGAAAATTATGCAGTCTACAGGACACGGCACAGTATACAGCTACACAAAATTCAATAATGGTTTCTATGGAATAATATCGTTCAGCGAGGGGTTCCGTGCATATATGGATATTTCCGGCAATAATCCCGGGATTGGAATGGAAGTAGAGATAAAATTTAAGAAAATAAAGGATAATTTACTGCCCTATGCGGAATTAAGATAA
- a CDS encoding dihydrodipicolinate synthase family protein → MQKLDSITPIITPFTDNKVDKDKAVRHGEDVLKGGMKYLFPAGTTGLGPSMASGEKHDLLDAFAHIPDHVILQVGSLNLEDSIYLAREAKKYKIHAVAALPPYYFTGMKREWLIKYYTKLSSEYPTIIYNYPDTTGYNITYDMVNDIKKAGGDVIGIKETTFNMNDILNTKMYVQDFKVYTGPDQYILSAYRLGLDGFVSGASNYGYKIINKIIENYDNKDGDRYQFLLNELADLSRKYGTISSIYDMVEIMTGIDAGNPREPFFKLSKEERNSLEKEMNEAFKKYNFKP, encoded by the coding sequence ATGCAAAAATTGGATTCTATTACACCGATTATAACTCCATTTACGGATAATAAGGTAGATAAAGATAAAGCTGTAAGGCACGGGGAGGATGTTCTCAAGGGCGGCATGAAATATTTATTTCCTGCAGGAACCACCGGGCTTGGCCCATCTATGGCTTCAGGTGAGAAACATGACCTCCTGGATGCCTTTGCCCATATTCCTGACCATGTTATACTACAGGTTGGCTCCCTGAATCTGGAGGATTCAATATATCTGGCAAGAGAGGCTAAAAAATATAAAATACATGCAGTTGCAGCACTTCCACCGTACTATTTCACAGGAATGAAAAGGGAGTGGCTCATAAAATATTACACAAAACTCTCTTCAGAATATCCAACAATAATATATAACTATCCGGATACAACAGGATATAATATTACCTATGACATGGTTAACGACATAAAGAAAGCCGGGGGAGATGTAATAGGAATAAAAGAAACAACGTTCAATATGAATGATATACTCAATACAAAAATGTATGTCCAGGATTTCAAAGTGTATACGGGGCCTGACCAGTATATACTTTCTGCATACAGGCTCGGACTCGACGGCTTTGTATCCGGTGCCTCAAATTATGGATATAAAATAATAAATAAAATAATAGAAAACTATGATAATAAGGATGGCGACAGGTATCAGTTCTTATTGAATGAGCTTGCAGACCTATCAAGGAAATATGGAACAATTTCTTCTATTTATGATATGGTAGAAATTATGACAGGGATAGATGCTGGAAACCCCCGTGAGCCATTCTTCAAATTAAGCAAAGAGGAAAGGAATTCACTGGAAAAGGAAATGAATGAAGCATTCAAAAAATATAATTTTAAACCTTAA